One genomic window of Cricetulus griseus strain 17A/GY chromosome 3, alternate assembly CriGri-PICRH-1.0, whole genome shotgun sequence includes the following:
- the LOC100754554 gene encoding olfactory receptor 226: protein MERRNYSGRVSEFVLLGFPAPAPLRALLFFFSLLAYVLVLTENALIITAIRSHPTLHKPMYFFLANMSFLEIWYVTVTIPKMLDGFISSNQNRGQLISFEGCMTQLYFFLGLGCTECVLLAVMAYDRYVAICHPLHYPVIVSNRLCVQMAAGSWAGGFGISMVKVFLISRLSYCGPNTINHFFCDVSPLLNLSCTDMSTAELTDFILAIFILLGPLSVTGASYMAITGAVMRIPSAAGRHKAFSTCASHLTVVIIFYAASIFIYARPKALSAFDTNKLVSVLYAVIVPLLNPIIYCLRNQEVKRALRRTLHLHQGQDANAKKPGRDG from the coding sequence ATGGAGCGAAGGAACTACAGTGGGCGAGTTAGCGAATTTGTGTTGCTGGGTTTCCCAGCTCCTGCACCACTGCGGGcattactgtttttcttttctctgctggcCTATGTGTTGGTGCTGACTGAAAATGCACTCATCATTACAGCAATTAGGAGCCACCCCACGCTCCACAAACCCATGTATTTTTTCTTGGCTAATATGTCATTCCTGGAGATTTGGTATGTCACTGTCACAATTCCTAAGATGCTTGATGGCTTCATTAGCTCCAATCAGAACCGCGGACAGCTGATTTCCTTTGAGGGCTGCATGACACAGCTCTACTTTTTCCTGGGTTTGGGCTGCACTGAGTGTGTCCTTCTTGCTGttatggcctatgaccgctatgtggctaTCTGTCACCCACTCCATTACCCTGTCATTGTCAGTAATCGGCTCTGTGTGCAGATGGCAGCTGGATCCTGGGCTGGAGGTTTCGGCATCTCAATGGTTAAAGTTTTCCTCATTTCTCGTCTGTCTTACTGTGGGCCCAACACCATCAACcactttttctgtgatgtttcTCCATTGCTCAACCTCTCATGCACTGACATGTCCACAGCAGAACTTACAGATTTTATCCTGGCCATTTTTATTCTGCTGGGGCCACTCTCTGTCACTGGAGCCTCCTACATGGCCATCACTGGTGCTGTGATGCGCATCCCCTCAGCTGCTGGCCGCCATAAAGCCTTTTCTACCTGTGCTTCCCACCTTACTGTTGTGATCATCTTCTATGCAGCCAGTATCTTCATCTACGCCAGGCCTAAAGCACTCTCAGCTTTTGACACCAACAAGCTGGTCTCTGTACTCTATGCAGTCATCGTACCGCTGCTCAATCCTATCATTTACTGCTTGCGCAACCAAGAGGTCAAAAGAGCCTTACGTCGCACTCTGCACTTGCACCAGGGCCAGGATGCTAATGCCAAGAAACCTGGCAGAGATGGTTAG
- the LOC100754267 gene encoding olfactory receptor 6, with protein sequence MLNMNITLVSEFILVGFPTAPWLQVLLFFLFLVVYMLIIAENLVIIFTVWTTGSLHKPMYYFLSSMSFLEIWYVSVTVPKMLDGFLLQRRHISFTGCMTQLYFFISLACTECVLLAAMAYDRYVAICHPLRYPVIMTTVYCMQLMALSYFSGFMVSVVKVYFISHVAFCGSNVMNHFFCDISPILKLACKDMSTAELVDFALAIVILVFPLITTVLSYVYIVSTILRIPSTQGRKKAFSTCASHLTVVIIYYTAMIFMYVRPRAIASFNSNKLISAVYAVLTPMLNPFIYCLRNQEVKDAIKKTLGGGQCFLLS encoded by the coding sequence ATGTTGAACATGAACATTACTCTGGTCAGTGAGTTCATCCTGGTGGGCTTCCCTACAGCTCCTTGGCTACAGGTCCTCCtattcttccttttccttgtggTCTATATGTTGATTATAGCAGAGAATCTTGTAATTATATTCACTGTCTGGACCACTGGTTCCCTCCACAAGCCCATGTACTATTTCCTAAGTAGCATGTCCTTTCTAGAGATCTGGTATGTCTCTGTCACAGTCCCCAAGATGCTAGATGGATTTCTACTGCAGAGACGGCACATTTCCTTCACAGGCTGCATGACCCAGCTCTACTTCTTTATCTCACTTGCCTGCACAGAGTGTGTGCTCCTGGCAGctatggcctatgaccgctatgtggccatctgccatCCTCTCAGATATCCAGTTATTATGACCACAGTTTACTGTATGCAGCTGATGGCCCTTTCTTATTTCAGTGGTTTCATGGTCTCTGTTGTCAAAGTCTATTTCATTTCACATGTCGCTTTCTGCGGCTCCAATGTCATGAACCACTTTTTCTGTGATATCTCACCAATCCTCAAATTGGCATGCAAAGACATGTCCACAGCTGAGTTAGTAGACTTTGCTTTGGCCATTGTCATCCTCGTTTTCCCTCTTATTACTACTGTGCTCTCCTATGTCTACATAGTGTCCACCATTCTGCGTATACCCTCCacccagggaagaaagaaagcctTCTCTACCTGTGCCTCCCACCTCACTGTGGTCATAATTTATTACACAGCCATGATTTTCATGTATGTCCGACCCAGAGCTATTGCATCTTTCAATTCCAACAAACTCATCTCTGCTGTGTATGCAGTCCTCACACCCATGCTGAACCCTTTCATTTACTGCCTAAGGAACCAGGAAGTGAAGGATGCTATCAAGAAGACCTTAGGAGGTGGTCAGTGCTTCCTGCTCAGCTGA